The sequence GACGCCGTGCTCCAGGCGATCGTGCAGCGCGCCCGCTCCCTGCTCGGCACGGACGTCGCCTACCTCAGCCTCAACGACCCGGCCCGCGGCGACACCTACATGCGGGTCACGGAGGGCTCCGTCTCCGCCCGTTTCCAGCAACTGCGCCTCGGCATGGGCGAAGGGCTCGGCGGACTCGTCGCCCAGACCGCGCGGCCGTACGTCACCGACGACTACTTCGAGGACGGCCGCTTCCAGCACACACACGCCATCGACGCCGGCGTCCGCGACGAGGGCCTGGTCGCCATCCTCGGCGTGCCCCTGATGCTCGGCCCGCACGTGATCGGCGTCCTGTTCGCGGCGGACCGGCGGGCGCGGGTCTTCGAACGCGGGCAGATCGCCCTGCTCGGCTCCTTCGCCGCCCTCGCCGCGGCGGCCATCGACACCGCCAACCTGCTCACCGAGACCCGCTCCGCCCTGGCCGGCCTGGAGCGCGCCAACGAGATCATCCGGGACCGCAGCGCCGTCATCGAGCGGGCCTCGGAGGTCCACGACCGGCTCGCCGAACTCGTCCTGCGCGGCGGCGGGGTGCACGACGTGGCCGCCGCCGTCTCCCAGGTCCTGGACGGCACCGTGACGTTCACCGAGGCCGCGGCGGCACCGGCCGAGGCGCTGGAGGCGTCCCGCGCCGAGGGACACGCCGTACGGCACGGCAAGGACTGGATCGCCGCCGTGGCCGCGGGCGGCGAACTCCTCGGCGCCCTGGTGCTGCGCGGCCACCCCGGCCTGGACCCGGTCGACCAGCGCACCCTGGAGCGGGCGGCGATGGTCACCTCCCTGCTGCTGCTCGCCCGCCGCTCCGCCGCCGAGGCCGAACAGCGGGTGCGCGGCGAGCTGCTGGACGACCTGCTCGACGCGCGCGACCGGGACCCGCGGCTGCTGCGCGAACGCGCCGGCCGTCTCCGGGCCGACCTGGACGCCACCCATGTCGTCCTCGCCGCCCGCCTCGACGGCCCGGCGGCCGACGCCGACGAGGAGGCCGCGGCCCGCCGCCGCCTGTGGTCCGCCGCCTCCCACCTCGCCGCCACCCGGCAGGGCCTGGCCGCGGCCCGCGACGGCGGCACCGTCCTGCTGCTGCCGCTCGACGCCGGGGACACCGCCACCGAGATGGCCCGCCGCACCGCCCGCCACCTGGGCACGGCCGTCCACCAGCCGGTCAC comes from Streptomyces sp. SCL15-4 and encodes:
- a CDS encoding helix-turn-helix domain-containing protein, which translates into the protein MSRDHLQPAPAGSAEVPYLDLLARDASVEAFEQPVLRARAAAEPAARIAALEEARLLALRVRAELEGRRRREAELSALFETAHDLAGLRDVDAVLQAIVQRARSLLGTDVAYLSLNDPARGDTYMRVTEGSVSARFQQLRLGMGEGLGGLVAQTARPYVTDDYFEDGRFQHTHAIDAGVRDEGLVAILGVPLMLGPHVIGVLFAADRRARVFERGQIALLGSFAALAAAAIDTANLLTETRSALAGLERANEIIRDRSAVIERASEVHDRLAELVLRGGGVHDVAAAVSQVLDGTVTFTEAAAAPAEALEASRAEGHAVRHGKDWIAAVAAGGELLGALVLRGHPGLDPVDQRTLERAAMVTSLLLLARRSAAEAEQRVRGELLDDLLDARDRDPRLLRERAGRLRADLDATHVVLAARLDGPAADADEEAAARRRLWSAASHLAATRQGLAAARDGGTVLLLPLDAGDTATEMARRTARHLGTAVHQPVTVGASAPVTDLARHPETVTAAYAEGRRCLDALRLLGRAGDGAAAEDFGFLGLLLAGERDIAGFVERTIGPVVSYDERRGTELVRTLDAYFEGGTSPARTKDALHVHVNTVAQRLERVGRLLGADWQTPARALEIQLALRLHRLATAARH